One Alicyclobacillus acidoterrestris DNA window includes the following coding sequences:
- a CDS encoding glycoside hydrolase produces MVNDPHAAGLNHLWLGLSDWEMGYRYPQFVKLAESLGYLVATYDSYTTVQDPQNPANSSFDTTLF; encoded by the coding sequence ATGGTAAACGACCCTCACGCCGCGGGTTTAAACCATCTATGGTTAGGGCTCTCGGACTGGGAAATGGGTTATCGATACCCGCAATTCGTCAAGCTGGCCGAATCATTAGGCTACCTTGTCGCGACATACGATTCTTACACGACGGTACAAGACCCGCAAAACCCGGCGAATTCATCGTTTGACACAACCCTTTTTTAA
- a CDS encoding FecCD family ABC transporter permease — protein sequence MTMRKNLFTFTYKLIIGIVVLMLCFILAIHAGAANITIQDIWLALTSHENNEAVNIIREIRLPREVGAIVVLMVSGIGAAKKGGFSPFRIVLAGAAVSAFLDAVAQGVALTFKISKSVSMWTAGGLLGTSWDQLEVIIPLVIVGIFVAILLSRQLTILSLNEDIAVGLGQKVAQVKVTLYVVIVLLAGASVALVGNLAFIGLMIPHMVRAIVGTDYRSIIPMSAVFGASFLPLADTLGRTLNAPYETPVATIIAVLGLPFFLFVVHKGGKAFS from the coding sequence ATGACGATGCGAAAGAACTTATTCACCTTTACTTACAAATTAATCATTGGAATCGTCGTGCTGATGTTGTGCTTTATCTTGGCGATTCACGCAGGTGCCGCGAATATTACCATACAGGATATCTGGCTTGCCCTTACGTCCCATGAGAATAACGAGGCTGTGAACATTATTCGTGAGATTCGCCTTCCACGTGAAGTGGGGGCGATTGTCGTGCTGATGGTCTCCGGAATTGGTGCCGCGAAAAAAGGTGGGTTTTCCCCTTTCCGAATTGTTTTAGCGGGGGCTGCTGTGTCCGCTTTTCTGGACGCTGTCGCACAGGGAGTTGCACTGACCTTTAAAATCTCAAAAAGTGTGTCGATGTGGACTGCTGGGGGATTACTTGGAACTTCGTGGGATCAACTCGAAGTCATTATTCCCCTTGTTATTGTAGGAATTTTCGTTGCCATTCTGTTGTCCCGGCAGCTCACTATCTTGAGTTTGAATGAAGACATTGCGGTTGGCTTAGGACAAAAGGTCGCTCAAGTCAAGGTGACGCTCTATGTTGTCATTGTGCTGTTGGCAGGCGCATCCGTTGCGCTCGTTGGCAACCTGGCCTTTATTGGGCTCATGATTCCACATATGGTGAGGGCAATCGTCGGGACGGATTACCGCTCAATCATCCCAATGTCAGCGGTTTTCGGCGCAAGCTTTTTGCCCCTTGCGGATACGCTTGGCAGAACCTTGAACGCTCCTTACGAAACGCCTGTAGCGACGATTATCGCAGTCTTGGGCCTACCCTTTTTCTTATTTGTCGTGCATAAAGGGGGCAAGGCGTTCTCGTGA
- a CDS encoding SRPBCC family protein produces MSETLTLDFQYTTSIDKLWSALTDSSKLAKWITENDFKPIVGYRFQFRMPPMNGWNGIIEGEVLIVEAPNRLSYTWESGEKHIVTWTLQDLGNGKVNLHLEQSGISNEQALQGAKWGWTTWSGQLEKLLEQ; encoded by the coding sequence ATGAGTGAAACGTTAACGCTAGATTTTCAGTACACAACATCAATTGATAAGCTTTGGTCCGCTTTGACCGATTCCAGTAAGCTGGCCAAGTGGATCACGGAAAATGATTTTAAGCCCATCGTAGGATACCGTTTTCAGTTTCGTATGCCACCCATGAATGGGTGGAATGGGATTATTGAAGGCGAAGTGCTTATCGTGGAAGCGCCAAACCGGTTGTCTTATACTTGGGAAAGCGGAGAAAAGCACATCGTCACGTGGACGTTGCAGGATTTAGGGAACGGAAAGGTTAACCTCCATCTGGAACAATCCGGAATCTCGAATGAGCAAGCACTGCAGGGCGCTAAGTGGGGCTGGACCACCTGGTCCGGACAGCTCGAAAAATTACTGGAACAGTGA
- a CDS encoding ArsR/SmtB family transcription factor, whose translation MTATNQSRDVYVAVADPTRRELLRLLANAEELPLHDLTVHFPMGRTAVSKHLTILKEAGLVTHRKVGRETKYRLNPLPLKQIQDWVAFYSKFWSTNMLRLNQLIEEEEE comes from the coding sequence ATGACCGCTACAAATCAGAGCAGGGATGTGTATGTTGCAGTTGCAGACCCAACTCGACGTGAACTGCTTCGTCTTCTGGCGAATGCGGAAGAATTACCTCTCCATGATTTAACGGTTCACTTTCCTATGGGACGAACGGCGGTTTCAAAGCATTTGACAATACTGAAAGAGGCTGGACTCGTCACGCATCGGAAAGTTGGCAGAGAAACGAAGTACCGGTTGAATCCGTTACCGTTGAAGCAAATTCAGGACTGGGTAGCGTTCTACAGTAAGTTTTGGAGTACCAATATGTTGCGCTTGAATCAACTAATAGAGGAGGAAGAAGAATGA